A genomic segment from Petrotoga sp. 9PWA.NaAc.5.4 encodes:
- a CDS encoding VanZ family protein produces the protein MKKNSQINIKKVSDYFWKTLFFIYIILVLYLTVSVPKINYNTFKGEDKIVHFLIYFIGADLFFTAFYKKSKTLYFFIFLSFFLLIPFITEFLQLLTPYRSYSLLDMAANYVGIFVGYLFFMFKYKAFN, from the coding sequence TTGAAAAAAAATTCTCAAATCAATATAAAAAAAGTATCTGATTATTTTTGGAAAACTCTTTTTTTCATATACATAATCCTGGTGCTTTATCTTACTGTATCCGTGCCAAAAATAAATTATAATACTTTCAAAGGAGAAGATAAAATAGTTCATTTTTTAATATATTTCATCGGAGCAGATCTTTTTTTTACGGCTTTTTACAAAAAGTCTAAAACACTTTATTTTTTTATTTTTTTGAGTTTTTTCCTATTAATTCCGTTTATAACCGAATTTTTGCAATTACTAACGCCTTATCGTTCTTACAGTCTATTAGATATGGCTGCTAATTACGTAGGCATTTTTGTAGGTTATTTATTTTTTATGTTTAAATACAAAGCGTTTAACTGA
- a CDS encoding tetratricopeptide repeat protein has protein sequence MSNIKYAIVYLTLDPDYAKFNNLPVKLPILAQDFQKARETNKIPLEVIIRGLEAQTEVDKNNKYYISYLTYYYYEAFKKYLNQGDFDKAKSFLDKAAKINPDYRLYFYTGLYFKSLGNYELAELNLKQALKEKPNFAYGYFELGNLMFERGIYDEALENYMKSIEYEKDFSLSYLKIGDVYMENARYEEAASYYKKCIENDKEFIPAYERLGVVLNMMQRFKEAHIIHQKAIAIDDKTYEIYYNDAHSLAKLAEHNKAVEALEKALKIQETDYILHELALEYKNVGRYLEAVKTEERALEKADYENVDMIKLTLLKLSVIIEDSKRVSDYYNSLVNTKYYEPARNLKLLFDISQGDVKSVIKNLSENQILDFGSLLERLHNIDYYLNKLENFADPIITDSLLESINELGEIDPFILADNLNEKGIREEYVNWLTENTIFPKDVPLGIELITNSLLLCGFNYGLSERVSTILSKLLWKDGNGLAFGRLLLKFYQDRIFGEKLPLEDFIKENIEEIKDMSFYFAQIIANYEEFLMDFDSMLEFQIKNFEEALYVFLSMARLEITIEEINSETFLDEKVKTIALFVSFLNQL, from the coding sequence TTGAGTAACATTAAGTATGCTATTGTCTATTTGACTTTGGATCCCGATTATGCAAAATTTAATAATTTACCTGTAAAATTACCCATATTGGCACAAGATTTTCAAAAAGCCAGAGAGACGAATAAAATACCTTTAGAAGTTATAATAAGGGGTTTAGAAGCGCAAACAGAAGTTGACAAAAATAACAAATATTACATATCTTACTTAACATACTATTATTATGAAGCTTTTAAGAAGTATTTGAACCAAGGTGATTTCGATAAAGCAAAGAGCTTTTTAGATAAAGCGGCAAAAATAAATCCTGATTATAGACTGTATTTCTATACAGGGCTTTATTTTAAAAGTCTTGGTAACTATGAACTTGCAGAGTTGAATTTGAAGCAAGCTTTAAAAGAAAAACCCAATTTTGCGTATGGATATTTTGAACTTGGTAACTTGATGTTTGAGAGAGGAATATATGATGAAGCTTTGGAGAACTACATGAAATCAATTGAATACGAAAAAGATTTTTCTCTAAGTTATTTGAAAATAGGCGATGTTTATATGGAAAACGCAAGATATGAAGAAGCGGCATCTTACTATAAAAAATGTATCGAGAATGATAAAGAATTTATTCCAGCATATGAACGATTAGGTGTGGTATTGAACATGATGCAAAGATTTAAAGAAGCACATATCATTCATCAAAAAGCTATAGCGATTGATGATAAAACATATGAAATATACTATAACGATGCTCATTCGTTAGCAAAATTAGCGGAACATAACAAAGCTGTTGAAGCGTTGGAAAAGGCATTGAAAATACAAGAAACTGATTACATATTACATGAACTCGCTTTAGAATACAAGAACGTTGGAAGATATTTAGAAGCGGTAAAAACAGAAGAAAGAGCTTTAGAAAAAGCCGATTACGAAAATGTAGACATGATAAAATTGACGTTATTGAAGTTATCGGTTATAATTGAAGATTCAAAAAGAGTTTCAGATTATTATAACTCTTTGGTTAATACAAAATATTATGAACCAGCAAGAAACCTTAAATTATTGTTCGATATCTCTCAAGGAGATGTAAAATCAGTTATTAAGAATCTTTCAGAAAATCAAATATTAGACTTTGGTTCACTGTTAGAAAGATTGCACAATATAGATTATTATTTAAACAAATTAGAAAACTTTGCAGATCCAATAATTACAGATTCACTTTTAGAAAGTATAAATGAGTTGGGAGAAATAGATCCTTTTATTCTGGCTGATAATTTGAATGAGAAAGGAATAAGAGAAGAGTATGTTAATTGGCTAACAGAAAATACAATTTTTCCCAAAGACGTTCCTTTGGGGATAGAATTAATAACCAACAGTCTATTACTTTGCGGGTTTAACTATGGACTTTCGGAAAGGGTATCAACTATTTTATCAAAACTTCTCTGGAAAGATGGAAACGGATTAGCATTTGGACGTTTGTTATTAAAATTTTATCAAGATAGAATTTTCGGAGAAAAATTACCCCTTGAAGACTTTATCAAGGAAAATATCGAAGAGATAAAAGATATGTCTTTTTATTTTGCTCAAATTATTGCAAATTACGAAGAATTTTTGATGGATTTTGACTCTATGTTAGAATTTCAAATAAAAAATTTTGAAGAAGCTTTATATGTCTTTTTATCGATGGCAAGGTTGGAAATAACCATAGAAGAAATTAACTCAGAAACTTTTCTTGATGAGAAGGTAAAAACTATAGCTCTCTTTGTATCTTTTCTTAACCAATTGTGA
- a CDS encoding Ig-like domain-containing protein — protein MKIGFKIYSLLGFFVIISSIFYAVNITLISPQNGSNNVDIRSSFRWQVSQGGDFRYNVYISEDENIDQNDLKIQDIFSTFYTGDVLKPNTTYYWKVEAVDTQGNIYSSPVAKFTTRSLRPGDAYIIFFENYKKIIPVALNYVGVTENSLILFNEDKTVNKTINLEENIVNTISDNKNIFVATERTTYIYDKHLNKIELQINDKIKDFAGENVVYSENSIYVLSDDYKIIKQIEFQNIVKALVNNGKLYVLTKNSLLEVDNNFNVSNSFKINQSPQDFIFIENESEHIIVILTNENMVALNLDFQKVAEEKFPLLTRNYQRKLYGYYDKIVLLSNKKSLNFYGTDLSLIKSLTFDENFEFFVPINEKRFVLLGDSIRAFEMDGNLIWSYATLNKLEIISEPLVYDKGLIVGIKDFITRYLVLYDNFDQKHYYYKQSEEKLFYELETVEEPHAEITAPSTPSTPVTVTFEFQDEIFIEEPITPPQQDTTLSEIPLIVEEEPFPPYEPEEPEEPEFIKIFEKPYNEYIYGAKFDGEYFYLYGYEDIHGWDAKIWKVDKFGNIILEKSLQGQDTDFFRDAIITNDASSLQTNIIAVGDTLSYGLNGNAYIVSLTDDGSINYQINYGDIGRDNGIKILQIDEESFAIAGNIFINKKLSDIFVSKYLIDGTRIWTYNFGGNDVEIAIDIKNTQDQGFIVVGATRSFGAGGFDVYILKLDYYGNMKWQYVHGDSYDNIPVGSIQKGKVHYIVYETSSNPRKLGVLEVDELNGFKSSFEYTVNEAGKLLGVSQIEDKYFAYGYKVENNKKIGVIYEINLKDQSFNEVNTYKFDSNFEIMGLIKPDNQDYFYIFGNIENNKRQNICFIKVHEDNFFNRENVDQ, from the coding sequence ATGAAAATTGGTTTTAAAATATACTCTTTATTAGGATTTTTTGTTATTATCAGTTCTATTTTTTATGCAGTAAACATCACTTTAATTTCTCCTCAAAATGGTTCAAATAACGTTGATATCAGAAGTTCTTTCAGATGGCAAGTAAGCCAAGGAGGGGATTTTAGATATAACGTTTATATATCTGAAGATGAAAATATAGATCAAAATGATCTAAAGATTCAAGATATTTTTTCAACTTTTTACACCGGTGATGTGCTTAAACCCAACACTACTTACTACTGGAAAGTCGAAGCTGTAGATACTCAAGGGAATATATATTCCAGCCCAGTTGCAAAATTTACAACAAGAAGCCTACGACCTGGAGATGCATATATTATTTTTTTTGAAAACTATAAAAAAATAATACCTGTTGCGTTGAATTATGTAGGTGTTACTGAGAATAGTTTAATTCTCTTTAATGAAGATAAAACCGTTAATAAAACGATTAATTTAGAAGAAAATATTGTAAATACAATTTCTGATAATAAAAATATATTTGTTGCAACTGAAAGAACTACATATATTTACGATAAACATCTAAACAAGATAGAACTTCAGATTAATGACAAGATAAAAGACTTTGCTGGAGAGAATGTTGTTTATAGTGAAAACTCAATTTATGTTTTGAGTGATGATTATAAGATAATTAAGCAAATTGAATTTCAGAACATTGTAAAAGCATTGGTAAATAATGGAAAATTATACGTATTAACAAAAAATTCTCTATTAGAAGTAGATAACAACTTTAATGTATCAAATAGCTTTAAAATCAACCAGTCACCTCAAGATTTTATTTTTATAGAGAATGAATCAGAACATATAATAGTTATTTTAACTAATGAAAACATGGTTGCACTCAACTTAGATTTTCAAAAAGTTGCAGAAGAAAAATTCCCATTATTAACTCGAAATTATCAAAGAAAGTTATACGGATACTACGATAAAATAGTGCTTCTTTCTAACAAAAAAAGTTTAAATTTCTATGGAACCGACCTTAGTTTAATAAAATCATTAACTTTTGACGAAAACTTTGAATTTTTTGTCCCCATAAATGAAAAAAGATTTGTTTTATTAGGAGACAGCATAAGGGCTTTTGAAATGGATGGGAACTTGATTTGGAGTTATGCTACCTTAAATAAATTAGAGATTATATCTGAACCCTTAGTATATGATAAAGGATTAATAGTAGGAATAAAAGATTTTATAACAAGATACTTAGTGCTTTACGATAATTTTGATCAGAAACACTATTATTATAAACAATCAGAAGAAAAACTGTTTTATGAACTTGAAACTGTTGAAGAACCTCATGCTGAAATAACAGCCCCTTCAACACCTTCAACACCAGTAACCGTAACTTTTGAATTTCAAGACGAAATATTTATAGAAGAGCCGATAACACCACCACAACAAGATACTACATTATCAGAAATTCCTCTAATTGTTGAAGAAGAACCATTTCCACCTTATGAACCAGAAGAACCAGAAGAACCAGAATTTATCAAAATCTTTGAAAAGCCATATAATGAATATATTTATGGTGCAAAGTTTGATGGAGAATACTTTTATCTTTATGGTTATGAAGATATTCACGGGTGGGATGCAAAAATATGGAAAGTAGATAAATTTGGTAACATAATATTAGAAAAGTCTTTGCAAGGGCAAGACACCGATTTCTTTAGAGATGCAATAATCACAAACGATGCAAGTTCACTTCAGACAAATATTATTGCTGTAGGAGATACATTATCATACGGATTAAACGGGAACGCATATATCGTTTCTTTAACAGATGATGGTTCGATAAATTACCAAATAAACTATGGAGATATAGGCAGGGATAACGGAATAAAGATCTTGCAAATAGATGAAGAAAGTTTTGCAATTGCCGGGAACATATTCATAAATAAAAAATTATCAGATATATTTGTATCAAAATATCTAATTGACGGTACAAGGATCTGGACATACAATTTTGGCGGAAACGATGTTGAGATTGCTATAGACATAAAAAATACTCAAGATCAAGGGTTCATCGTTGTTGGTGCCACAAGGTCTTTTGGAGCAGGTGGCTTTGACGTTTATATATTGAAACTTGATTATTATGGAAACATGAAATGGCAATATGTTCATGGTGATAGTTACGATAACATTCCCGTTGGTTCTATACAGAAAGGTAAAGTACACTATATTGTTTATGAGACCTCTTCTAACCCAAGAAAATTAGGTGTTTTGGAAGTAGATGAATTAAATGGATTTAAATCTTCTTTTGAATATACTGTTAATGAAGCGGGAAAACTACTCGGAGTTTCACAAATTGAAGATAAATATTTTGCTTATGGATACAAAGTAGAAAATAACAAAAAAATAGGTGTTATATATGAAATTAATTTGAAAGATCAGTCATTTAATGAAGTCAACACTTACAAATTTGACAGTAATTTTGAAATAATGGGATTAATAAAACCAGATAATCAAGATTATTTTTATATTTTTGGAAACATAGAGAACAATAAACGTCAAAACATTTGCTTTATTAAAGTTCATGAAGATAATTTTTTTAACAGAGAAAATGTTGATCAATAA
- the rlmD gene encoding 23S rRNA (uracil(1939)-C(5))-methyltransferase RlmD, producing the protein MQLCSTFDKCGGCSKLNIPYNDQLKIKEKYIFELFNQFQIAPKNYYPIIPSPIVYGYRNKMEYSFGNEYKDGPIVLGLRGKKKKFDVYPAIDCKLADEDFNKIVYETNEYFRKKQVPYRNYKNHSGFLRNLSVRKGFNTKEILLNLVTSTDEQYNKEVEEWKENILKLKLEGKIVSIIQSKTESKANVVKADEMKILYGKDYFYEKIFDLTFKVGPFSFFQTNTKGAEVLYKTALSYAYESDIAYDLYCGTGTISILLAQKTKKVYAIEIVKEAVEAAKENAKLNKVNNVEFINKDVKDFVKSQEYEKPDYIVVDPPRAGLHPNLIKFIKDQKFDKIIYISCNPKTLASNLKELSEIYEVSAFHLVDMFPHTDHVESVVLMTRNSFSAF; encoded by the coding sequence ATGCAATTATGCTCTACCTTTGATAAATGCGGCGGTTGTAGCAAACTAAACATACCTTACAACGATCAACTAAAAATAAAAGAAAAATATATTTTTGAATTATTCAATCAATTTCAAATTGCACCTAAAAATTATTATCCAATAATCCCTTCTCCAATTGTATATGGATATAGAAACAAGATGGAATATTCTTTTGGCAACGAATACAAAGATGGTCCCATTGTCTTAGGTTTAAGAGGTAAAAAGAAAAAGTTTGATGTGTATCCCGCTATAGATTGCAAATTAGCTGATGAAGATTTTAATAAGATAGTCTATGAGACTAACGAATACTTTAGAAAAAAACAAGTCCCTTATAGAAATTATAAAAACCACAGTGGTTTCTTAAGAAATTTAAGCGTTAGAAAAGGCTTTAATACAAAAGAGATACTTCTAAATTTAGTAACTTCAACTGATGAACAGTATAATAAAGAAGTAGAAGAATGGAAAGAAAACATATTAAAACTGAAGTTAGAAGGAAAGATAGTCTCAATAATTCAAAGCAAAACAGAATCAAAAGCAAACGTCGTTAAAGCAGATGAAATGAAGATTTTATATGGTAAAGACTATTTTTATGAAAAAATATTTGACCTTACCTTCAAAGTTGGACCTTTCTCTTTTTTTCAAACAAACACAAAAGGAGCAGAAGTTTTATACAAAACTGCTTTATCTTATGCCTATGAATCAGATATAGCTTATGATCTTTATTGTGGAACCGGAACTATCTCCATACTATTAGCACAAAAGACAAAAAAAGTATATGCAATAGAAATAGTGAAAGAGGCAGTAGAGGCAGCCAAAGAAAACGCCAAATTAAATAAGGTTAACAACGTAGAATTTATAAATAAAGATGTGAAAGACTTTGTAAAAAGCCAAGAGTATGAAAAACCTGATTACATAGTGGTTGATCCCCCTCGAGCCGGCCTTCATCCTAACCTTATCAAATTCATAAAAGATCAAAAATTCGATAAAATCATATATATTTCATGCAATCCAAAAACATTGGCTTCTAACTTAAAAGAATTATCCGAAATCTATGAAGTATCAGCTTTTCATTTAGTAGATATGTTTCCACATACCGATCATGTTGAAAGTGTAGTTTTAATGACAAGGAATTCGTTCTCAGCTTTTTAA
- a CDS encoding flagellin, giving the protein MRINHNISALNAWRSLDQVNTSMGKTLEKLSSGLRINRAGDDAAGLAISEKMRGQIKGLDMAVKNAQDAISLIQTAEGALTETHSILQRMRELAVQAASDTNTNVDRNQIQAEIDQLREEIDRIARTTEFNTMKLLDGKIESFRPEADIKVVTGGNFDLQASLKGATAAGSITVGSGVTLANIEEIAIEDDEEQTITLNLNGVELGSISVKLISAGDTGAGTIVFRMGTENVEEYEIVNIGEGSSNAIRSVTIGDLKFDFELSDSSTAAGVQLQINSINVSLAKDKIVEYNFDYDFQDAKEGSFVVEVGQFEGEGTSPLDVRINYFDETGLAETVVVDFSQGNAVIGVSTIVAPGASVASGSLSVDNGFLINLEAQVSGRGSATEGLVFSWDTSVYDISSFNGALPLEEVIDSGVVRAEEKWLEDTSLVFQIGANEGHNMVAGLDDMRAAALGLTNDSLKVTNQNSAERTIMVIDAAIHKVSSARAKIGAVQNRLEHTISNLGVASENLTAAESRIRDADMAKEIMAFTKQQILMQSANAMLAQANTIPQNVLQLLR; this is encoded by the coding sequence ATGAGGATAAACCATAACATCAGTGCTTTAAATGCATGGAGATCTTTGGACCAAGTAAACACATCTATGGGTAAAACACTTGAAAAACTATCTTCAGGATTAAGGATCAACAGAGCAGGAGACGACGCAGCAGGGCTTGCCATCTCTGAAAAAATGAGAGGGCAAATTAAAGGTCTTGACATGGCAGTTAAGAACGCACAAGACGCAATATCCTTAATACAAACTGCAGAAGGAGCGTTAACAGAAACACACTCCATACTTCAAAGAATGAGAGAATTAGCAGTACAAGCAGCATCAGATACAAACACAAACGTAGATAGAAACCAAATCCAAGCAGAAATTGATCAACTAAGAGAAGAAATAGACAGAATAGCAAGAACCACAGAATTCAACACCATGAAACTACTTGACGGAAAGATAGAAAGCTTCAGACCAGAAGCAGACATTAAAGTAGTTACAGGTGGAAACTTTGATTTACAAGCATCATTAAAAGGAGCAACTGCAGCCGGTTCTATAACAGTTGGTTCGGGAGTAACTCTTGCAAATATTGAAGAAATTGCAATTGAAGACGATGAAGAACAAACAATCACCTTGAATCTAAATGGAGTAGAATTAGGAAGTATCAGTGTGAAGCTCATAAGTGCAGGTGACACTGGTGCTGGAACTATAGTTTTTAGAATGGGAACAGAAAATGTTGAAGAATATGAGATTGTGAATATAGGTGAAGGTTCTTCCAACGCAATAAGATCAGTAACTATAGGTGATTTGAAATTTGATTTTGAACTTTCTGATTCAAGCACTGCAGCGGGAGTACAACTTCAAATCAATTCTATTAATGTTTCTCTTGCTAAAGATAAAATAGTTGAATACAACTTTGATTACGATTTCCAAGATGCAAAAGAAGGTTCTTTTGTTGTAGAAGTGGGTCAATTTGAAGGAGAAGGAACAAGTCCCTTAGATGTAAGAATTAATTACTTTGATGAAACTGGTCTTGCTGAAACAGTAGTTGTAGATTTTTCACAAGGAAATGCAGTCATTGGTGTTTCAACAATCGTTGCTCCAGGTGCTTCTGTGGCAAGTGGGTCATTGTCTGTAGATAATGGTTTTCTTATTAATCTAGAAGCACAAGTCTCAGGCCGCGGAAGTGCAACTGAAGGTCTTGTTTTCAGTTGGGATACTTCTGTCTATGATATCAGTTCCTTCAATGGTGCCTTGCCACTGGAAGAAGTGATTGACAGCGGTGTAGTCAGAGCGGAAGAGAAGTGGTTGGAAGATACCTCGCTTGTCTTCCAAATTGGTGCTAACGAAGGACATAACATGGTTGCAGGTCTTGACGATATGAGAGCAGCTGCCTTGGGACTTACTAATGACTCACTTAAAGTTACAAATCAAAACAGTGCGGAAAGAACTATCATGGTTATAGATGCTGCAATACATAAAGTAAGTAGTGCTCGAGCAAAGATAGGAGCTGTTCAAAACAGATTAGAACATACTATATCCAACCTTGGAGTTGCATCAGAGAACCTAACAGCGGCCGAAAGCAGAATCAGAGACGCAGACATGGCAAAAGAAATAATGGCGTTCACAAAGCAACAGATATTAATGCAATCAGCGAATGCTATGTTGGCACAAGCGAACACAATACCTCAAAACGTATTGCAGTTGTTAAGATAA
- a CDS encoding flagellin has translation MRINHNISALNAWRSLDQVNTSMGKTLEKLSSGLRINRAGDDAAGLAISEKMRGQIKGLDMAVKNAQDAISLIQTAEGALTETHSILQRMRELAVQAASDTNTNVDRNQIQAELDQLREEIDRIARTTEFNTMKLLDGKIESFRPEADIKVVTGGNFDLQASTDLQGLELANIGGLTINNGQSTTVNVMNLGNISVKLISGATGGAGTIAFRMGTATVGQFTVNGITSGSTGVAKSVTIGDLKFDFELSDSSTAAGVQLQINSINVSLAASKTVSDVQEGSYVVEVGQFKDEGTSPLDVRVNYFNEEGLEASPVVDFSSGKAFVVGTISGTIATTSSGFSVTIDQNASKALAFTWDTSVYDISSFKGALPLEEVIDSGVVRAEERWYEDTSLIFQIGANEGHNMVAGLDDMRAAALGLTNDSLKVTNQNSAERTIMVIDAAIHKVSSARAKIGAVQNRLEHTISNLGVASENLTAAESRIRDADMAKEIMAFTKQQILMQSANAMLAQANTIPQNVLQLLR, from the coding sequence ATGAGGATAAACCATAACATCAGTGCTTTAAATGCATGGAGATCTTTGGACCAAGTAAACACATCTATGGGTAAAACACTTGAAAAACTATCTTCAGGATTAAGGATCAACAGAGCAGGAGACGACGCAGCAGGACTTGCCATCTCTGAAAAAATGAGAGGGCAAATTAAAGGTCTTGACATGGCAGTTAAGAACGCACAAGACGCAATATCCTTAATACAAACTGCAGAAGGAGCGTTAACAGAAACACACTCGATACTTCAAAGAATGAGAGAATTAGCAGTACAAGCAGCATCAGATACAAATACAAACGTAGATAGAAACCAAATCCAAGCGGAACTTGATCAACTAAGAGAAGAAATAGACAGAATAGCAAGAACCACAGAATTCAACACGATGAAACTACTTGACGGAAAGATAGAAAGCTTCAGACCAGAAGCAGACATTAAAGTAGTTACTGGCGGAAATTTTGATTTACAAGCTTCAACAGATTTACAAGGATTAGAACTTGCAAATATAGGTGGTTTAACGATAAATAATGGACAAAGTACGACCGTAAACGTTATGAATTTAGGAAATATCAGTGTGAAGCTCATAAGTGGAGCTACCGGTGGTGCTGGAACTATAGCTTTTAGAATGGGAACAGCAACTGTTGGACAATTCACTGTTAACGGAATAACTTCTGGCTCTACAGGGGTAGCTAAATCAGTAACTATAGGTGATTTGAAATTTGATTTTGAACTTTCTGATTCAAGCACTGCAGCGGGAGTACAACTTCAAATCAATTCTATTAATGTTTCTCTTGCAGCTTCAAAAACCGTCAGCGATGTTCAAGAAGGTTCTTATGTAGTAGAAGTAGGACAATTTAAAGATGAGGGAACTAGTCCATTAGATGTAAGAGTAAATTATTTTAACGAAGAAGGTTTGGAAGCATCACCGGTAGTAGATTTCTCTAGTGGAAAAGCTTTTGTCGTTGGTACTATCAGTGGAACAATAGCAACGACATCAAGTGGCTTTAGCGTTACAATTGATCAAAATGCTTCAAAAGCTTTAGCTTTCACCTGGGATACTTCTGTCTATGATATCAGCTCCTTCAAAGGTGCCTTGCCACTGGAAGAAGTGATTGATAGCGGTGTAGTTAGGGCTGAAGAAAGATGGTATGAAGATACCTCGCTCATCTTCCAGATAGGTGCTAACGAAGGACATAACATGGTTGCAGGATTAGACGATATGAGGGCAGCTGCTTTAGGACTTACTAATGACTCACTTAAAGTTACAAATCAAAACAGTGCGGAAAGAACTATCATGGTTATAGATGCTGCAATACATAAAGTAAGTAGTGCTCGAGCAAAGATAGGAGCTGTTCAAAACAGATTAGAACATACTATATCCAACCTTGGAGTTGCATCAGAGAACCTAACAGCAGCCGAAAGCAGAATCAGAGACGCAGACATGGCAAAAGAAATAATGGCATTCACAAAACAACAGATACTAATGCAATCAGCGAATGCTATGTTGGCACAAGCAAACACAATACCTCAAAACGTATTGCAGTTGTTAAGATAA